One genomic region from Ovis canadensis isolate MfBH-ARS-UI-01 breed Bighorn chromosome 6, ARS-UI_OviCan_v2, whole genome shotgun sequence encodes:
- the LOC138442212 gene encoding SNRPN upstream reading frame protein-like has translation MERARDPLHWRRTIEQHVPAVEVRVKGRRTASLSNHECHMYLGRSQQQQVPVLDFQAELRPAFLAETPRDG, from the coding sequence ATGGAGCGGGCCAGGGACCCTTTACACTGGAGACGGACTATAGAACAGCACGTACCAGCGGTGGAAGTCCGAGTCAAAGGTAGAAGGACAGCCTCACTGAGCAACCATGAGTGTCACATGTACCTGGGGCGCTCTCAGCAGCAGCAAGTGCCTGTGCTGGATTTCCAGGCAGAACTGAGACCGGCATTCTTAGCTGAGACACCAAGAGATGGTTAA